TATAGTTTTCCCAGGGGAAACCTAGATTTTGAGGACGACTCTTGATGAAACTAGGACACATAAGTACCAGGATTGAGATTCTAGTATGCAAATAGTCTTTTATTTGTATTGACGGACATACCTTCGTAGCTTACAAACAAAACTGAGTTTGTGAATTGCTTTTCATGTTTACGAATTAATTTTTTACTAAGAAATCTTAACTTGTCCATAATGATTGTTCATATAAGTATGTGGGAAGTTGTCTTTAAATCACAAATAAGAAATGTGAAACTGTATATTAGTAAAAACATGTTTTGCACCAAGTGGTTAGTCGACGAACAACGGTTAAGTTGTGACGTAGCAAAACAAGTATAACTTGAAGTATCATAACTCACAAGACCAAAATATTTTGGTAGATTTTGTCGTATCAGAGTTTATAAACTTTTCGTTTTGATAAGTCCACGAACAATCCAAATCAAGTCTTGTACTCAAACACAAAAAGTAGCTAATAGCCTCTTAAAATCATCCAGTTCACGAACTGTCAAATCAGTCCATATACCACTGAATTAAAAAAGTATACACATAAGTCTCAAAATCAACCAGTTTGCCAACTGAGCAAATGAATTCGTTTACGGAAGTTAATTAGAAAAAATACATCAAGTCTTATTATTTATAAGTTTGAGTTCGTgaacaaaaaaaatcaactgGACGACTCCTTATGAATTCAATATGTAATTTTGattatttgaacaataaatttcACTCAACATATTATGCTTTAAGTTATATATTGCTTGAATTCTTATTTCCAGTATTAATCAGAATACTAAAGTCATATGACATATCTCAGTTGATAGAACAATATATTATATTAGTAAATATGAgagtcagtcttcacatatctttgtTGTTGTAAACGTCTCCTtacatttttcttcaattttcaagGTCGATTGGTGAATTATATATAATACTCAACTATCATGCTCTATTTCAAGTCCGAGACTGACCTTAGTAGATTGTAAATCAAGATCTAACTTTGATCAAAAaaatttgacaacaagtttgacATACCAGTTTGACTAATAAATGCTTTAACATGATCGCCCCGAGTTACAGAGTAAGGTACATATGCATCCTCAATGAGTTGCATCATTTGTGGTCCAGCACCTTAAAGCTTATATCATCTTATTGCGACGTGATTGCAACATTCTGGTAACTCATATCATCTGGTTCGAAAAAGCGACAAAAAAGATGATTGTCTTCATACTTGATGACGCAGTTGCATTCCATTCTTTGGATGTTCATAATTACTATCAAGCCATTCTATGTTGGAGTGCATCTGTTGTGAATTAGGCATGACCAGGAAATGAAGCTAAATCGATATGCAAGTTAAGGAAATAGGCCTGCAATGAACTATGTGTAAATCCAAGGAATGCACCAGGGACTGTTCATATTAGACTCATCAATGAGTATTTTGTAATGAGACTAAAAAGATTTCCTTCAAAGGAAATGAATAAGTTGAAAGAGTTTGCCAACTGTTGCGCATAAGAAAGTCTATAACttctatgccagttactttgcgaatcgtgTTGGATTTAGGTAGACATTCCTGAGTAGGTAGACACTGGAACTGATCATCCCCATACCTATTTGTACAAAGTGTGTTATCAGGCTGGCTAACTCCCACTACATTAATGGCAACCCGAAAGGTCGTTTGTTATACTGCGACAGACTTGCATCCAACTCTTCTGGCATTATAGTTTGGTCCTCACAGTACTTCTCTAAGAAATGCTTGTCATGTTTGATGACCCTCGCCAAATTATGAACTTTGGGAATTCCTGGATGTTGCGATATGGGATGTACGCTTAGGATCCTGTattgagatatccttttggcaatCCTGAGTAAATAATATGGACATATGATTAATAGAATACAACTCTCTTCACTATACAATGTCTTCTCTTATGTTTATCTCTTGTTCTTATTAACTCGAGCTACTTGGTTATATATTATTCAAATATTTAACAACTATGTACTTAAAGTTCGAATTCAGTTGAAGTAGCGTTTGATAGTGAATACAATACGAAACACTTTATGCTGGCCGAGCTTTGTTTTTTAGAACTTAAGAGATATTGATCTAAGAAAAATATTTCTCAGAACATATTGGGAAAACATCTTCCTCATCTCTCAAGTGTAGGTCACTTTGAACGAAAAGAGTGTCAATAACCTTGGGGGCTTAAtattatcaaaataaaataaaataagttgATTCTTTATAATACAGTGGTAAAGTCGGGTATCAATGACCTGACCTCTGTTTTGCCAACTGGAACAGGGTTATAAATTCTTCTTAGGCATtctttttttctgttttgtttttgtCATGGAGATATTTTTCGTATTGGTTACTTTATAGCATAGTTGTACTCTTGTTGACAGATTTTTTCTGCATCTTTGAGGTTTGATCTATTTTTTCTTAATATATCGAGCTTTCCTTTGTGTAATTTGTTTTTGGACCTGACCCGAAATCGaaaagaaacctattataggggctccaaaCGTTGGGTTTTGAGGGCTCACAAGATGACAAAATCGGGTTatgaaatagtaatcaacaaaaccccatatccaactattttttgtAAAAGGCTAAAATACCCTCTAtgaattataaaattaaatttattatcttctccttctctttcattcataaatcatggtgaagatgatgatcatatacaaaaaactaaatctattatcttttcattcataaatcatgatgaagatgatgattataaaAAAACCCTATTATTCTTctttctcccttcttcttctccgtcgCGATGAAGATGGCGATCACAAAAAGAAATAACTAAGAAAACCCATCActtatttttgcttttgaaaacCCCAAAATTTGAACCGTAAGCTAACCTACAGTGAGGAAACTTCAATCGAACCAACCGTAGGTAGAGGTTACGGTATAGAAGTATGTTTTTTCAAACTGTAGGATTTTTGAACCCAGAATATAAGGTTTGGAAGTTAAGAACTCCAAATCGTAGATGACTTACATTTGGGAAAATTCATACTTCCAAACCGTAGACAgttctgaaactgttttttcaaaaacctaattcgaTCTATTCCGCCTATCCATGCATTAAAACCAATGAAataagatggtttttttttttgatttttacctTATTAAAGTCATTGCGGGTGGATTAAGTGGTCTTAATCgataatgaattattttgagaattgacAATTAAATCGAATAAATAAGCGATAGacgtgatggtgaagaagataaTGGAAGAATTAAAAGGAGAGGAATGAAAACAAATTAATTTTAGGTTTCAATATTTAGTAGATTTaaggtattttaatatttttttttatgaataggTCCCCTTATCTTCATTGTAGGATATTTGAATCCTTAGGGGCCCTCAAAACTCTTTCCTTGAAACCCCTATAACAGGTTTCTTcccaaattatcaacatcaaatTCCTTGCCCATCATCATCtataaaatctttaaaaaaaataactGAAATAACATATTTTCAACACAAAACAGATCACCTACGATTTACTCCGATTATATCGACTAGTGTACCCTCCTGTCCGAGAAAACCTCACATTTGTTGAATTCTTTTCAACTCCCGATGTctctctctttcttctcttttacaCAGTGAGCAGTGAGACTGAGGAGTAGTGATCAGTCAGTCTGTCTATCACCCACCTCTCCtggactcttcttcttcttcttcttcctccttccccCCTTTCTTCCCTTCAGTGGCTTTCATTTTCGTTAATAGTCATTGTCTCGGTTATTTTCCTTAAAAGCATTCCTTCAAAACATCTTTTTTGCTCTCATTTCCATTTCAAGGCTACTaatcaaaaaacaaataaaaacccacTTCAAATCTCTAGCTAGATGTCACTATACATgctaaaaaaacaacaaccaagttagggtttttagtttttagtcttCATTTTAGAGCAAATGTCAAGTTTTTTCTTGTTTGAGACTTGATGGATCCTACCAGTATGATGAATGATCCTATTAGTTTATCTGAGATTTGGCCTTTTCATGGTCAGATTAATAGTGGTGGTGAATCTACTGCTGGTGTATTAGATGTTAGGAGAGGTGGTGGGTATGGAGGAGGACAGAATTTAAGTGGGTTTGGAGAAATTGGGGCTTCACTTGATGACTCTACTGTTACTGAACAAATTAGTGGGAGAAGTGGTGGTGGTAGAAAAAAGAGGAGAGGAGGAGAATTAGCCTCTCTATCTGAAGATGAATCTAAGCTTGTTTCTACCAGCAGTGGCAATGAAATGGTATCTTCCTCTCCCTCTCCCTCTCTTCTCTCTGCGTGTGTTTAATTTGTTGAATTAGATTGCTGCTCATTATCAGAGCGCATGAAATTGCTGATTTAGAACAAAATTAAGGGATATAATGATGCTGTTCATGTGAATTTAGTATAGTGTTGTTTGTCAGAATATGTAATTGTAGAGGTTGTCGACTGTGGACTACTAATTGTGTGAATTAATGGATAGCTTTGCTGACCTAATTGTGTTGTGATTTTCTTCTTGGACTAGAATGATTTTGATGGCAAACTTCCAAAAGTTTCGGAATCAAGAAATGGTGGTTCAAAAACTGAAGGAGAGGAGAGTTCAGGGTTCGGCAATAAGCCAGCTGAAAGTACGCAACCCTCGGAACCACCGCCTAAACAGGACTATATCCATGTGCGAGCGAGAAGGGGGCAAGCTACTGACAGTCACAGTCTAGCTGAAAGAGTAAATTACCTATCTTCTCTTCGTATGCAATTTTGGCAACTGATCCAGAAAAGGAAATATGAGTGGCTTTAATAACAATCTGCTACTTACTTGGATACAGTCAAACTCTGAGTCGACATGTTATTACTAGTTTTAATGTTCTTTGTTGAAACCTATGAGCTGCGGTTAAGTAGTTAATTCTAATTTTGTTATCGGAATTGTGATTTCTGCGCAGGCTAGAAGAGAAAAGATTAGTGAGAGGATGAAGATTCTTCAAGATTTGGTTCCTGGATGTAATAAGGTGCAGTAAATATACTATTGATATTCTCTtgctttcatattttcttttacttcttcattcaCAGATAAATTCTATATCATATAGGTGAAGGTATTCATCAATTTTGTAAATTCCTTTCCTTTAATCCTGAAAATTGTTTCCTACTCCCTTCCCAAGAATGCCTCTGAAGTTATTTTTCTATGCTGAAGCAGGTTATCGGTAAAGCACTGGTCCTTGATGAGATAATTAATTACATCCAATCACTACAGCGTCAGGTTGAGGTATGTAACATCGAGTATTTCACGTTGCCTGTGTTTTAATCACTGTTCAAGTCAACCTGAATAAGTCCATAAGAGTACTGTTGGATTTTGTAGTTCCTTTCAATGAAGCTTGAAGCCGTTAACTCAAGAGTCGCTCCCTCTAATGATGGTTATCCTCCCAGAGATGCAAGTCAAAATATGGTAAGTGCAGGATCATACTGTATAGAATTTCACATGTTAAATGACATGTTTCTGCATACCAAAGAAGAACTGCTAGAAAGTTGACCTAAAATTTGTGCTGGTATTGCTAAAATCGTAACTTGGTTTTCTAGAACATCTTTGCTAGCTACTGGAAAAACATGCGAAACAAAAGAAGAGGTTTCACTATGCAGTTCTTTTACTTTTAAGCAGTCCTTTAGTCTTATAGCTTACGAGTTATGAACTGTTAGGAACACAAGTATCTGTACATAGCACTTTATACTATTTGCTTTCCTTCACTTGGTACAGCCATCAGCTTCACGATGAGCTTCAAATTTTTGGTGAAATTTCAAACGACAACTATCAACTTGCTCAATAATCTGttcaataaataataaattttatgTGCAGACATATGACGCTGGAATGGCGTTTGTTGCACAAGCAGGTAGTGAGTTTGGCCCAGGATCAGCATCAGAATGGCTGCATATGCAGGTTGGGGGTGGTTTTGAAAGAGCAGCACAGACCAAAGGTTTTGAATGATCTTCATCAGATTATGGTAGTAAGGGCATCAAGCATTACACGTTCAATAATCATCAGAATATAAATCCTGTTTATCGTAAAGAGACCTTtattattgttggtttggagcAGTATGTTCTGTTTATATTATTGAATCTAAAGTCTCCATTACTGTCTGTTAGAGAAATCCTTGCAGTTGATGTTATATATCATCTAATAGGGTCTTGTGCTGAATTGTTCTAGTAAACATAATGACGACCTCTTAGAAAAGTATCTGTGAAGGCGTGAACCAACCTAACTTAAAGGCCTTTTTTGGGGGGCATTGTAAGTGTCTAAATATGTTAGCTTTGTGTTATATATTAATGATCAGCTGAAGTGTAATGAAATTTTAGGCAGTGTAGTGTGCTTTACTGTTGATGGGTGTCCATTCTAGgcctaatttattttttatttcttttgctttgtTATCAGTATGTATCATGCTGAACTTTAGGCTACTATTAATGCAACTCTCTGGTTATAATGGAAATGTCTGAGCAACCCAGGATTCATATTTAAACACCAAGTTGGCTGTCTTTTTAGTGTTTCTTGTTTCTATTTGCTCAAGTTTGGTTTACATTGCTTTCCTGCAAGAGACAGTATCTCATGTCATGCTGGATAGCTTTTGATTCAGAATCTAGAGGGTAGGACCAGTTTATTTTTGCTGAGCAATTTTCTGCAGCTTGTATATGGTCCATTTAGTTATGAGCAAATTAGATGGTTGTAAGTTGCGGCATTTCTAATTGTTCGTTTCCAGTTCATCTGTGAAGGAGTATACTGTGTAGTGCTATTTACAGGGAATGAGGATTTGGGATTATTACGTTTGTACTGAATTCATGCTGTGTACCAGCATATTGGCGTGTACTGTGTAGTGCTATTTACAGGCAATGGGAGAAATTTTAGGATCTTGTATTCTACTTCTGGCTGAATATTTCATTCATTCTTGAAGTTTGAGAAGTTCAAGAAGTATTGAGGGTTTCGGTAAATATGAAAAAGTTAGGAGTATTTTTGAGGTTGCTCATtattggtaaaaagaaaaaaagtttatCTGAAAACATATTTTAAATCACGCAGTTCATCACGTTTCACCGATAAATAAGAACAAAGAACGTGCATTACTACATAGTAGTAAGCATGCTAAATGTAATCCAATGGAGCCATCAGTAGCTCCAGGAATCTAGCTAAAGGATCCTAGGGTTTAACTTATTCTGACATGAATTTGGGGTACAATTAAAACAAGCCTGTTACAGggacggcatggtttattagaagggcggcagtgtgatagtaatgtccctctagttggttaggggatctcctatagggggtgtaaattgactagattaccctctccattttttaacctaaatcaaagctaaattgaatatttgttttctt
The sequence above is a segment of the Papaver somniferum cultivar HN1 unplaced genomic scaffold, ASM357369v1 unplaced-scaffold_125, whole genome shotgun sequence genome. Coding sequences within it:
- the LOC113331516 gene encoding transcription factor BHLH089-like: MDPTSMMNDPISLSEIWPFHGQINSGGESTAGVLDVRRGGGYGGGQNLSGFGEIGASLDDSTVTEQISGRSGGGRKKRRGGELASLSEDESKLVSTSSGNEMNDFDGKLPKVSESRNGGSKTEGEESSGFGNKPAESTQPSEPPPKQDYIHVRARRGQATDSHSLAERARREKISERMKILQDLVPGCNKVIGKALVLDEIINYIQSLQRQVEFLSMKLEAVNSRVAPSNDGYPPRDASQNMTYDAGMAFVAQAGSEFGPGSASEWLHMQVGGGFERAAQTKGFE